One genomic window of Medicago truncatula cultivar Jemalong A17 chromosome 1, MtrunA17r5.0-ANR, whole genome shotgun sequence includes the following:
- the LOC11407499 gene encoding probable protein phosphatase 2C 73 gives MGHFSSMFNGLAQSLKMKKGRSKCSGREAAEALAKEAKRNHSLINSSGTINVDGSNNFASVFSKRGKKGVNQDCCIVWEEFGCQEDMIFCGIFDGHGPWGHYVSRTVRESMPSALLCNWQETLSQTSIDPEIDLKTGKKHQQFNIWKHSYLKTCASIDQELEQNHKIDSFFSGTTAVSIVRQGELIVIANVGDSRAVLATTSDDGNLVPVQLTIDFKPNLPQEAERILDCQGRVFCLDDEPGVHRVWLPNEESPGLAMSRAFGDYSMKDYGLISVPEVTQRNITSKDQFVVLASDGVWDVISNQEAVDIVSSTEDRTSSSKRLVECAMHAWKCKRQGIAMDDISAICLFFHS, from the exons ATGGGTCATTTTTCATCCATGTTCAATGGATTGGCACAgtcattgaaaatgaaaaaaggaaggagtaaATGTAGTGGGAGAGAAGCTGCTGAAGCATTGGCAAAAGAAGCAAAAAGAAATCACTCCCTTATCAATAGCTCTGGCACCATTAATGTTGATGGTTCAAACAACTTTGCCTCGGTTTTCTCCAAAAGAGGCAAGAAAGGAGTTAACCAAGATTGTTGCATAGTGTGGGAA GAATTTGGATGCCAAGAGGACATGATCTTCTGTGGGATTTTTGATGGACATGGACCTTGGGGTCACTATGTGTCAAGAACAGTAAGAGAGTCAATGCCATCAGCTTTGCTATGCAACTGGCAGGAGACACTTTCTCAAACTTCAATTGATCCAGAAATTGATTTAAAGACAGGCAAAAAACATCAACAGTTTAATATATGGAAGCATTCTTACCTGAAGACATGTGCTTCAATCGATCAAGAACTAGAGCAGAATCACAAGATTGATTCGTTTTTCAGTGGAACGACGGCAGTGTCAATTGTTAGACAG GGTGAACTCATTGTGATTGCAAATGTTGGTGATTCTCGTGCTGTTTTAGCTACAACATCAGATGATGGAAATTTGGTTCCAGTTCAGCTAACAATAGATTTCAAGCCCAATTTACCTC AGGAAGCAGAGAGAATACTTGACTGCCAAGGGCGAGTCTTCTGCCTAGACGACGAGCCTGGGGTGCACCGTGTGTGGTTGCCGAATGAGGAGTCTCCGGGACTAGCCATGTCAAGGGCTTTTGGTGACTATTCTATGAAAGATTATGGTCTTATTTCAGTGCCTGAAGTAACACAAAGGAATATAACAAGCAAAGACCAGTTTGTTGTGCTAGCCAGTGATGGG GTTTGGGATGTGATCTCTAATCAAGAAGCAGTGGATATTGTGTCTTCAACAGAAGACAGAACAAGTTCATCTAAACGTTTGGTGGAGTGTGCAATGCATGCATGGAAATGCAAGAGGCAAGGTATTGCTATGGATGATATTTCAGCCATATGTCTATTCTTTCATTCCTAG
- the LOC11405937 gene encoding topless-related protein 3 produces MTSLSRELVFLILQFLDEEKFKESVHKLEKESGFFFNMKYFEEKVQAGEWEEVEKYLAGFTKVDDNRYSMKIFFEIRKQKYLEALDRQDKPKAVEILVGDLKVFSTFNEELYKEITQLLILNNFRENEQLSKYGDTKTARSIMLIELKKLIEANPLFRDKLAFPTLKSSRLRTLINQSLNWQHQLCKNPRPNPDIKTLFIDHTCSPSNGPLAPTPVNLPISAVAKPVAYTSLGAHGPFPPNVATANANALAGWMANASASSSVQAAVVTSSTMPVPQNQVSILKRPRTPPATPGIVDYQNTDHEQLMKRLRPGHSVEEVSYPVARQASWSLDDLPRTVAMTLHQGSSVTSLDFHPSHHTLLLVGSSNGEITLWELSLRERLVSKPFKIWDVSACSLPFQAAAVKDAPISVSRVTWSPDGNFVGVAFTKHLIHLYAYTGSNELAQRIEVDAHVGGVNDLSFALPNKQLCIVTCGDDKLIKVWDANGRRLFTFEGHDAPVYSICPHHKENIQFIFSTAIDGKIKAWLYDNMGSRVDYDAPGHWCTTMLYSADGSRLFSCGTSKDGESFLVEWNESEGAIKRTYNGFRKKSNGVVQFDTTQNRFLVAGEDGQLKFWDMDNINLLASTDADGGLQGLPRLKFNKEGNILAVTTVDNGFKIMANATGLRSLRTIETPAFEALRSPIESTSIKVSGSSTANVSPVNCKVERSSPVRPPPILNGVDPMSRSVEKSRVEDATDRTKSWQLTEILDPVQCRSVTMPDTTDSFSKVVRLLYTNSAVGILALGSNGVQKLWKWARNEQNPTGKATASVVPQRWQPNSGLLMTNDIAGVNLEEAVPCIALSKNDSYVMSACGGKVSLFNMMTFKVMTTFMPPPPASTFLAFHPQDNNIISIGMEDSTIHIYNVRVDEVKSKLKGHQRRITGLAFSTNLNILVSSGADAQMCVWSIDTWEKRKSIPIQLPAGKSPVGDTRVQFHSDQIRLLVVHETQLAIYDGSKMERIRQWIPQDALSAPISYAAYSCNSQLIYASFCDANIGVFDADSLRLRCRIAPPICLSSAALSRSQAVYPLVIAAHPLEPNQFAVGLSDGSVKVIEPSESEGKWGSSPPMDNGIMNGKAPSPSTTSNHTADQAQR; encoded by the exons ATGACTTCGTTGAGTAGAGAATTGGTTTTTCTCATACTTCAGTTTCTTGATGAGGAGAAGTTCAAGGAATCTGTGCACAA GCTCGAGAAAGAATCAGGGTTCTTTTTCAACATGAAGTACTTTGAGGAAAAAGTGCAGGCTGGTGAATGGGAAGAAGTTGAAAAGTATTTAGCAGGGTTTACCAAAGTTGATGATAATAGATACTCAATGAAAATATTCTTTGAAATTAGGAAGCAGAAATATCTGGAAGCACTTGACCG gcAAGACAAACCAAAGGCTGTAGAGATATTAGTTGGTGATTTAAAAGTGTTCTCGACCTTTAATGAGGAACTATACAAAGAAATCACCCAGCTGTTAATTCTTAATAATTTCAG GGAGAACGAGCAGCTGTCCAAGTATGGTGACACCAAAACTGCTCGAAGTATTATGTTGATCGAactaaaaaaactcatagaGGCAAATCCTCTTTTCCGTGATAAGCTTGCCTTCCCGACACTCAAGTCGTCAAGACTAAGAACTTTAATCAATCAGAG TCTGAACTGGCAGCACCAGCTTTGTAAAAACCCAAGGCCAAACCCAGATATAAAGACTTTATTTATAGACCACACTTGTTCACCTTCTAATGGTCCACTGGCACCTACACCTGTCAATCTTCCAATTTCTGCAGTTGCAAAGCCTGTTGCTTATACTTCACTTGGAGCTCATGGT ccCTTCCCTCCTAATGTTGCAACTGCAAATGCTAATGCTTTGGCTGGTTGGATGGCCAATGCCTCAGCTTCATCATCTGTTCAAGCAGCTGTTGTCACATCGTCAACCATGCCGGTCCCTCAGAATCAAG TATCTATCTTGAAACGTCCTAGGACTCCTCCGGCAACTCCTGGGATTGTTGACTATCAGAACACTGATCATGAACAGTTAATGAAAAGGCTTCGTCCAGGTCATTCTGTTGAGGAg GTTTCCTATCCCGTGGCTCGACAAGCCTCTTGGTCACTGGATGATCTCCCAAGAACAGTGGCTATGACTTTGCATCAAGGATCCTCTGTGACAAGCTTGGATTTTCATCCTTCGCACCACACCCTACTTCTTG TTGGCTCTAGTAATGGTGAAATAACCCTCTGGGAACTCAGTTTACGAGAAAGGTTGGTCTCAAAGCCGTTCAAGATATGGGATGTGTCGGCATGCTCATTACCATTTCAG GCAGCTGCAGTCAAGGATGCACCTATTTCTGTCAGTCGTGTCACATGGAGCCCTGATGGAAATTTTGTGG GTGTTGCATTTACTAAACATCTGATTCATTTATATGCCTACACCGGGTCAAATGAGCTAGCCCAGCGAATAGAG GTTGATGCCCATGTTGGTGGTGTGAATGATTTGTCATTTGCTCTTCCAAATAAACAGCTGTGCATTGTAACTTGTGGTGATGATAAGTTGATAAAG GTGTGGGATGCAAATGGACGAAGACTATTTACCTTTGAGGGGCATGATGCGCCTGTATATTCAATCTGTCCTCATCACAAAGAGAACATTCAG TTCATATTTTCAACAGCCATTGATGGGAAAATAAAGGCCTGGTTATACGATAACATGGGTTCTAGGGTCGACTATGATGCTCCTGGTCATTGGTGTACTACAATGCTTTACAGTGCCGACGGAAGTAG ATTGTTTTCTTGTGGGACAAGTAAAGATGGAGAGTCTTTCCTTGTTGAATGGAATGAAAGCGAAGGAGCCATTAAGAGAACGTACAATGGATTTAGAAAGAAATCTAATGGCGTCGTGCAGTTTGACACAACTCAAAATCGCTTTCTGGTTGCGGGTGAAGACGGTCAATTGAAGTTTTGGGACatggacaatattaatcttctaGCAAGCACTGATGCTGATGGTGGATTGCAG GGCCTTCCACGCTTGAAATTCAATAAGGAGGGAAATATTCTTGCTGTTACTACTGTGGACAATGGGTTCAAGATAATGGCAAATGCTACTGGTCTTAGATCCTTAAGAACAATTGAAACTCCAGCATTTGAAGCATTGAGGTCACCCATTGAATCTACTTCAATCAAG GTATCCGGCTCTTCTACTGCTAATGTTAGTCCCGTCAACTGTAAAGTGGAAAGAAGCTCTCCTGTCAGGCCGCCTCCTATTCTT AATGGAGTTGATCCCATGAGTCGAAGTGTAGAGAAATCAAGAGTGGAAGATGCAACGGATAGAACTAAATCATGGCAATTGACTGAAATTTTGGATCCTGTCCAATGTCGCTCAGTGACCATGCCTGACACCACAGACTCTTTCAGCAAG GTTGTACGGCTTTTATATACAAATTCTGCTGTTGGTATTTTGGCCCTTGGTTCAAATGGTGTCCAGAAGCTTTGGAAATGGGCTCGCAATGAACAAAATCCCACTGGGAAG GCAACTGCCAGTGTTGTTCCACAACGTTGGCAACCCAACAGTGGTCTTCTTATGACTAACGATATCGCGGGCGTCAACCTTGAAGAAGCAGTCCCTTGCATTGCACTCTCAAAAAATGACTCTTATGTTATGTCTGCCTGTGGTGGAAAAGTTTCACTATTTAACATGATGACATTCAAG gtaatGACAACATTCATGCCACCACCTCCTGCATCTACTTTCCTAGCTTTCCATCCTCAGGATAACAACATTATATCCATTGGGATGGAGGATTCAACCATTCACATCTATAATGTCAGAGTGGATGAG GTGAAATCAAAATTGAAGGGTCACCAGAGACGAATTACTGGTTTAGCCTTTTCAACCAATCTTAACATCCTGGTTTCATCCGGCGCTGATGCTCAA ATGTGTGTGTGGAGCATTGATACATGggagaaaagaaaatcaattccAATTCAACTACCTGCGGGAAAGTCACCAGTTGGTGATACACGTGTTCAGTTCCATTCTGACCAAATTCGCTTATTGGTAGTCCATGAAACTCAATTGGCAATATATGATGGCTCCAAGATGGAACGCATTCGGCAG TGGATTCCCCAAGATGCTCTGTCTGCTCCCATATCATATGCAGCATATTCCTGCAACAGTCAGTTAATATATGCTTCATTTTGTGATGCAAACATTGGGGTTTTCGATGCTGATAGCTTGAGGTTAAGATGTCGTATTGCACCACCAATATGCTTGTCGTCAGCCGCTTTAAGTAG AAGCCAAGCTGTGTATCCTCTTGTGATTGCGGCTCATCCACTAGAACCTAACCAATTTGCTGTTGGGTTGAGTGATGGGTCTGTCAAAGTGATAGAACCCAGTGAATCTGAGGGTAAGTGGGGATCGTCTCCACCTATGGACAACGGAATCATGAATGGTAAGGCCCCATCACCATCTACAACTAGCAACCACACAGCGGATCAGGCCCAACGATAA
- the LOC11407187 gene encoding pre-mRNA-splicing factor 38 has product MANRTDPAAKSIRGTNPQNLVEKILRSKIYQHTYWKEQCFGLTAETLVDKAMELDHLGGTYGGNRKPTPFMCLVMKMLQIQPEKEIVIEFIKNDDYKYVRILGAFYLRLTGSDTDVYHYLEPLYNDYRKLRRKLPDGQFALTHVDEVIDELLTTDYSCDIAMPRIKKRWTLESLGALEPRQSALEEDFEEEEENEDNEQPAEEPEKDYNRGRSPARERDRDRRRDSHRHRDRDYDREYDRDYDRERGRGRDRDRDRDREKERDRDRERDRDRYRLREEKDYGREREGRERERRDRDRDRGRRRSYSRSRSRSRDRKDHDGGDYRKRHARSSVSPRRDGAEDGEPKKKKEKKEKKEKKDDGTDHPDPEIAEANRIRASLGLKPLKM; this is encoded by the exons ATGGCAAATCGCACTGATCCAGCAGCGAAGAGTATTCGAGGCACAAACCCTCAAAACCTTGTTGAAAAAATTCTCCGCTCAAAGATCTATCAGCACACTTATTGGAAAGAACAATGCTTCGGCTTAACAGCAGAAACCCTAGTCGACAAAGCCATGGAGCTCGACCACCTCGGCGGAACTTACGGTGGCAACCGCAAACCCACTCCCTTCATGTGCCTCGTCATGAAAATGCTTCAGATTCAACCCGAGAAAGAAATCGTCATCGAATTCATCAAAAACGATGATTACAA GTATGTGAGGATACTGGGTGCATTTTATTTGCGTCTTACTGGATCTGATACGGATGTGTACCATTATCTGGAGCCGTTGTATAATGATTATAGGAAACTGCGGCGGAAATTACCGGATGGAC AGTTTGCTTTGACACATGTTGATGAGGTTATTGATGAACTTCTTACAACTGATTATTCCTGTGATATTGCTATGCCCCGTATTAAGAAAAg GTGGACTCTTGAATCTCTTGGTGCCTTAGAACCTAGACAAAGTGCACTTGAAGAGGATTTTGAGGAGGAAGAGGAAAATGAGGATAATGAACAGCCTGCTGAGGAGCCTGAGAAG GATTATAATCGTGGGCGAAGCCCTGCAAGGGAAAGAGATAGGGATAGAAGACGTGATAGTCATAGACACAG GGATCGTGACTATGACAGAGAATATGATAGAGATTATGACAGAGAGCGAGGACGTGGCCGAGATAGAGATCGGGACAGAGATAGGGAAAAGGAAAGGGACAGAGATAGGGAGAGGGACAGAGACCGATATCGTCTGAGGGAAGAAAAGGATTATGGTCGTGAGAGAGAAGGTAGGGAGCGCGAGAGGAGAGACAGAGATCGTGACCGTGGTAGGAGGAGGAGCTACTCAAGGAGTCGAAGTAGAAGCAGGGATCGCAAGGATCATGATGGTGGGGACTACAGAAAGAGACATGCTCGAAGTAGCGTAAGTCCAAGAAGAGATGGAGCTGAGGATGGTGAgccaaagaagaagaaggaaaagaaagaaaagaaggaaaagaaggaTGACGGGACCGACCATCCAGATCCAGAGATTGCAGAAGCAAACAGGATACGAGCATCACTGGGTTTGAAACCACTTAAGATGTGA